The following are encoded in a window of Carassius auratus strain Wakin chromosome 6, ASM336829v1, whole genome shotgun sequence genomic DNA:
- the lrrc15 gene encoding leucine-rich repeat-containing protein 15 — protein MDLVWFIIIGMCAMNGIVSACPENCQCKPNKSICQGFIIKEFPSSIPPTTQTLYISNTGIESLKPADFESFAETLAVFVVKDSRIAVVEPHTFDQTRNLTALGFSGTLLTSLPQDLFQNLKALSILTLNNNKLKVIQPSLLTPLVELTNLDLSRNLLTSLPEVAFQGLKKLEQLMLQRNTISKLYSNTFQGLSHLKSLFLQQNNLTDLPAGIFDDLVNLEILHLQDNKLTQLPANLFSNLPKLKKLYLSNNRLSLLPSAIFLNLPNLTHISLYENQLSRLMPGTFGPMAVRELWLYDNMLTLLEENVFNNLTEIRLLVLSRNRIQHISPGAFNGLMELEEISLHTNRLTSIEAGIFKGLPKLTNISIENNQIQHIPIKLLDGVSHLHLLELQNNSLPNLSKQFLDSLSIVDNIMVHQNPWMCDHNIIPFRDWLENNLEKVKNLSSLMCYAPPALNGRNIRELKEEDVTVEDTSGGNAVGQGLSKDKLFIILAVVCTAVIVGIITCVLWRRNKRGSQDLDRQRNRKTNSVI, from the coding sequence ATGGATCTGGTGTGGTTCATAATTATTGGCATGTGTGCCATGAACGGCATTGTCTCTGCGTGTCCAGAGAACTGCCAGTGTAAGCCAAACAAAAGCATTTGCCAAGGCTTTATAATAAAAGAATTTCCATCCTCCATCCCACCAACCACCCAAACCCTCTATATCTCCAACACCGGCATAGAATCATTAAAACCAGCTGATTTTGAGAGTTTTGCAGAGACCCTCGCTGTGTTTGTAGTCAAGGATTCGAGAATAGCTGTGGTGGAACCTCATACATTTGACCAAACCAGAAATCTCACTGCCTTAGGTTTCAGTGGGACACTGCTAACCTCTCTGCCACAGGATCTGTTTCAAAATCTCAAAGCATTATCAATTCTAACGCTGAATAACAACAAATTAAAAGTTATCCAACCATCTCTTCTAACCCCTCTTGTAGAATTGACAAATTTAGACCTAAGCAGAAACCTTCTAACTTCTCTGCCAGAAGTTGCTTTTCAGGGTTTAAAAAAGCTGGAACAGCTCATGTTGCAGAGAAACACAATCAGTAAGCTTTACAGCAATACTTTTCAAGGACTCAGTCATCTCAAATCCCTGTTTCTGCAGCAAAATAATTTAACAGATTTACCAGCAGGCATCTTTGATGACCTGGTAAACCTTGAGATATTGCATCTTCAAGACAACAAACTCACACAGCTACCAGCAAATCTCTTCTCAAACTTGCCAAAGCTGAAGAAACTCTACCTCTCCAATAACAGGTTATCATTGCTTCCCAGTGCAATCTTTCTGAATCTTCCAAACCTTACTCATATTTCACTGTATGAGAACCAACTCAGTAGGTTAATGCCTGGAACTTTTGGCCCAATGGCCGTCCGGGAGCTCTGGCTATACGACAACATGTTAACCCTCCTCGAGGAGAATGTGTTTAACAACTTAACTGAGATTCGCCTTTTGGTGCTGAGTAGGAACCGGATTCAGCACATTTCTCCAGGTGCTTTCAATGGCTTGATGGAACTAGAGGAGATCTCTCTTCACACTAATCGACTCACCAGTATTGAGGCGGGGATATTCAAAGGTCTTCCCAAGTTAACGAACATATCTATAGAGAACAATCAAATACAGCACATACCCATAAAACTCTTGGATGGCGTTTCCCATTTACATCTCCTGGAGCTTCAAAACAATTCCCTCCCAAACTTGTCGAAACAATTTCTGGACTCTTTGTCCATAGTCGATAATATTATGGTTCATCAAAACCCCTGGATGTGTGACCATAACATTATACCTTTTCGGGATTGGCTTGAAAATAATCTAGAGAAAGTGAAGAACCTTTCTTCTCTGATGTGCTATGCTCCTCCAGCCCTGAATGGTAGAAATATAAGAGAGCTGAAGGAGGAGGATGTCACGGTAGAGGACACGAGTGGAGGTAATGCTGTTGGTCAAGGTCTGTCCAAAGACAAACTCTTTATCATTCTAGCCGTTGTGTGTACTGCTGTCATTGTCGGTATCATTACCTGTGTGTTATGGAGAAGGAATAAGCGAGGAAGCCAAGACTTGGACCGTCaaagaaatagaaaaacaaaCTCAGTTATCTAA
- the LOC113101207 gene encoding leucine-rich repeat-containing protein 15-like — MNRTEKTQKYVYYVKKILQVSLQFFISSNRKQTVHTLSIALRMRSKHLGYVDKSSALRMFLHICTTCILTFAFRNIILNGHSAATEMSRHMHLKITLVYIFILVHLHWSCTEDICQPGEDCKNQDVYVKSQTAIPEKFKDGANEIFFVNSQIPVIPKGVFSKSPQLKKIEFLSTSTHSVEVGAFEGLPDITIIEISGTNVTSLPVGVFKDLNNLQKLVLKSNKIHGLENGLFDDLKKLRELYLHMNEISFIEEGTFDSLDKLSLLHLGKNNLSSVSTSLFSKLKGLTIFRLYGNQLTALPDGIFDHFPDLAEIALNDNQISLIQPNLFPHKSKLTKLSLDHNLLTELQQDLFVGFSSLKTLTLHNNQLISLPEILFGEMPKITELSLSHNNLTHLPTGVFGPLKKLKKLDLSSNQFSTISADFFEGLEKLTNLNLQNNNIESLKQEDFEKLESLSSLKLGNNKLQSLPGDVFDSLPKLSKLYLNKNPWQCDCNLLPFFEWMKINEDKIKSKSPDVCESPKNLQNQSITSLTEQLICPTTSPTTTPLLTSTIPMTTLRTTTVSTMTPTTTTQASTTQTTTQVITTAPTTHLTTLILTTTGLPTSTATTTTPTTTTVPTTLSTTTLQPTTALLTTTGIPTTPTTTLQTTTTTTLTPSMTTTTPFLTTHSSFFCTGSPQPTFSTPTTTYKYSSCKELMIYYTTMLLVEICCTLVLARFSYTLYCSNEQMERLHIQVNLTHFSYTKYIDETESVAL, encoded by the exons ATGAATAGAACTGAGAAGACTCAGAAATATGTgtactatgtaaaaaaaattttgcaAGTGAGTCTGCAATTTTTTATCtcttcaaacagaaaacaaactgTCCACACCCTTTCTATTGCCTTACGTATGCGCAGTAAACACTTGGGATATGTAGATAAGAGTAGTGCACTACGTATGTTCCTCCACATTTGCACTACGTGCATCCTTACATTTGCTTTTAGGAACATCATTCTAAATGGTCATTCAGCTGCGACTGAGATGAGCAG gcatatgcatttaaaaattacaCTTGTGTACATTTTCATACTCGTGCACTTGCACTGGAGCTGCACTGAAGATATATGTCAGCCAGGTGAAGACTGCAAAAATCAAGACGTGTATGTCAAGAGTCAAACAGCAATTCCTGAAAAATTCAAAGATGGAGCCAATGAAATATTCTTTGTAAACAGTCAGATTCCTGTGATACCAAAAGGAGTGTTTTCTAAAAGCCCTCAGTTAAAGAAAATTGAATTTCTCAGCACTTCAACTCACTCTGTAGAGGTTGGAGCCTTTGAGGGTTTGCCTGATATCACGATCATTGAGATATCTGGCACAAACGTGACGTCATTGCCTGTGGGGGTTTTTAAGGATCTCAACAACCTTCAAAAACTTGTTCTAAAAAGCAACAAAATCCATGGCCTTGAAAACGGGTtatttgatgatttaaaaaaacttCGAGAACTATATCTGCATATGAATGAGATCAGCTTTATTGAGGAGGGGACGTTTGACAGTTTAGATAAACTCTCACTTCTCCATCTTGGAAAAAACAATCTTAGTTCTGTATCCACATCTCTTTTTTCCAAACTTAAGGGCTTGACCATTTTCAGGCTTTATGGGAACCAGCTGACTGCTCTACCCGATGGGATTTTTGATCATTTTCCAGATTTAGCAGAGATAGCCTTGAACGACAACCAAATCTCCCTTATACAACCAAATTTATTTCCACACAAAAGTAAATTAACAAAACTCTCTTTGGACCATAATCTTTTAACAGAACTGCAGCAAGATCTATTTGTTGGTTTCTCGTCATTAAAGACTCTAACTCTGCACAACAATCAACTCATCAGTCTTCCTGAAATCCTTTTTGGAGAAATGCCTAAAATAACTGAACTAAGTCTAAGCCATAACAATCTCACTCACTTACCAACTGGAGTTTTCGGGCCACTTAAGAAGCTCAAGAAGTTAGACCTTTCCTCAAACCAGTTTTCAACGATATCTGCAGACTTTTTTGAAGGTCTTGAGAAACTGACCAACCTGAATCTTCAAAATAACAATATCGAGTCATTAAAACAAGAGGACTTTGAAAAACTGGAGTCTCTTTCATCCCTCAAACTGGGAAATAATAAACTACAAAGCCTTCCTGGCGATGTTTTTGATTCTCTTCCGAAACTCAGTAAACTGTACCTGAACAAGAACCCATGGCAGTGTGATTGTAACCTGTTGCCATTCTTTGAATGGATGAAGATCAATGAGGACAAGATTAAATCAAAATCTCCAGATGTTTGTGAGTCTCCGAAAAATCtgcaaaatcaatcaatcacctctTTAACAGAACAACTAATATGCCCCACGACTTCACCAACTACCACCCCTCTCCTTACAAGTACCATTCCCATGACCACACTGCGCACCACAACTGTCTCAACAATgactccaacaacaacaactcaagCAAGTACAACACAGACAACCACACAAGTCATCACGACAGCACCAACTACTCATCTCACAACTTTGATATTAACCACAACCGGACTACCTACCTCCACTGCTACAACTACAACTCCGACAACCACAACAGTCCCAACCACATTATCAACAACTACACTACAACCAACAACTGCCCTCCTGACAACTACAGGGATCCCCACCACACCAACAACGACACTACAAACAACAACTACAACTACTTTAACACCCAGCATGACTACAACAACACCTTTTCTCACCACACATAGTAGTTTCTTCTGTACCGGCTCTCCTCAGCCAACTTTCTCAACACCCACTACCACTTACAAGTACTCATCATGCAAGGAACTGATGATATATTACACTACAATGCTACTGGTGGAAATCTGTTGTACTCTGGTGCTGGCCAGATTCTCTTATACATTATACTGCTCAAACGAGCAAATGGAGAGACTGCACATCCAGGTCAACTTGACCCACTTCTCCTATACTAAGTACATTGATGAGACAGAGTCTGTAGCTCTTTga